AATGATCAGGGCCTGGtagttctgtgtttctctctgtgACTTAATCGAAGAAGATGAAACTTCCACCAATGAAATGAAGTTTTCGCTTTCTATGTTTCGTCTTttaaaaggggggggggggggggaagaagCGAATAATAACCTTAACCAATATTGAGAAACTCCCTTACTTGAATATATACTCCCTCGGAAGAAACAGTTCCGTCTCGTCGATGCCGTAGTAGGTTAGCGGCCACTGCCAACCAAACTGCAATAAAACACATGCGTCACAGATAGATAGAGCTAGCATGTAGACACACATTGACACCTGCTGGTTCTGCGCATGCACAGCGACGAAGCCAGAAATTATGTTTCCTGGAATTCCAAGTACGACGACAACAACCCACACATACTGTGTCATTATTTGGAGGGCAAATTCTAGATTCTGGATCGTCCGATCAGGTGATGCTTCAGATGTTTGCAGCTCCAATTCctctgttgtcatggttgtatcAGTTGTAGTCGCTCAGTTATCGAAAATATACATAGGAAATAGGAAATATACACACAGATATGCACCCAGTAGaggtttttggtaaaatgaagaatgaaactcaaatggtttttgagatagTGAAAACCCTTAGAGCTTCACTGAAAAACCTCTGCGAGGTGCATCTCTTgtattggccgaaaaacccttaatggtttttcaaaagctccaaaATCCCTTTTCTATGACAGCGCACTTTTGTAGTAAACGGCAAGCGGTATAAAAGGCAGATTTTGAAAGCCGTACAAAGAGCCACGAGCGACAAATACCTGgtatgaaatgtattttttcgaCGATGACTCTTTTTAACGAATTCCCCGATTCCACCAACATCTCAGTGATTTACGAGTATCACGTCAATGAATTAGCAGTAGATGACTAGCAGATGAATACTTCAGACTCTGTCATAAAGTAGATTGAGAGATCTGTCTGTTGATATAATCCACGATTCAAGAATCTTATAGCGAAATATGCCAACTGCATTCAGATTCACACATCGACGTCGTTCAGAGCAATAAAACTTGACTCTTTCCATGCGACGACAATCCAGTCGTCTCTGCGTACTAAGCCTGTTGATATGAATAATATGAATTTGTAGCCTTACTTTACTGTGTACACAAATTAGGTGGTACATTCAACACAGTCCATCCTCCGTGAGTATTGGCAAATGCCGCTTATGAAAAGAGGTCTGGTGAAATGACGGTGAGTAATTCTATAATGTGAATACAGTATTAATTTCACGATGCTGATGTTAACATTACATGAGTATAGTGTCAAGTATCGCTACATGGCAAAAAAGGTACTTCAGTTCAACTCAGGATCAGGATTGTGACCAGTTCACATTTAGGTgctgcacaacactagattatcctcaggGTATGCTTAActaatgctctttcacggtgtcaaccaaagtcggtcaactatgacacaggCTGCCCtgcagggctgtgtaacattactttttgtgatcacactatcgggcagagacatgtattcatccacagctGGAAGTGTGgtacagtcacatagagcttatcaaaatgtcaagttgtggtaaatacatggctgggatggatcaaagtgaaattaattctcaatctgtggttgattctaaatctacagagtcaagccatcacagaaatatgctttttgataatatgttttttcaaatgtggtcacactggtcagtttagaacttgcaTTTAAACAGGGCAATTTGAATGCACGAGTGTCGATTTGACGGATATGCTGTgcagaagtcattttttctcaggcaattggTTATGGAATGTGGtaaaatttcaatatgagattgGTACAGGGTTCTTCTTAACACATATGAAATTTGGTGAGGATTGATTGGCCCTAGGgatactttttttaccaaaacctaacaacagcaatgtacacgtaatgtacacagtgtctAATACAGGGCGCTGGCCGAAATGAGTTCATGACCCATAAATACATTGAATGGCTCTCAGCTAGCTGCTGAGTCTGTGTTCAGTTCGTTGCCCTAGACATGACCGACGAACAATCCATAAGGCCTACAATTTGTACACAAGAGCAATACTCGCCTtgagaggcgttgtaaggaacgaaatcgcCAAAGTCTTAGATCAGGATGTGCGATGTTTCTTGAGGTTCCTCGgttcaagtgccagactctTGGTGGTCGTTCCTTTGCGGTAGCTGTtccaaaactgtggaaccagctgccgcaaAAGCTCCGTAACATTGATTCCTTCCAGACTATCAAGTCCCTTCTAAAGGCCCATCTTTTTGCAGTAGCCTTTGCGGAAAAAAGCGCACCAGAATACCCACTCGCTGAGTAATTGGAGCGCTCcacaaatgccaacattgattgattgattgaaatcagcgcctctagtgtcaagattgcctTCGAAATGGTCAAAAGGCTCGATCGAATGAAgtctttttcaccaaatttgcatATCTCTAAGTTTGTTTGAGTGAGGGAAACATGTGTTTAACCATATGCCTAGCAACAGTTCAAGATCAACAGTTCAATCTATTTTAGACGCTGAATAAGGAggaaaacgatcacaaaaagtGGAGAATAATTGGTCACATGGCAcatcatgtgaccaaatattctcCATTTTTTCTTTGTTACAACAACTCTAAGACGGATAATTTAGAACCGTTGATGTGATCATGTGTTGAATATATACTTTCATTGCTCAAGTATAGTTAGGTTTTTTATTCCTCCAAATAAGagagttttgtgtacatcagtgTGCACGAGACGTACATTTTACATATGCAAACATACAAAACAAATCAAGTTATATGAATATTAGAGTTTGCCTAATTAATGTACACACAAGTTTTATTCACTACTATAGATGACAAGTATACACAACTGATGATTTTGAACACGATTTTTCTTGAATATGTAAATTGATATACTGAATGGGAAAACGTATTGGCTAACATACCAATTACTGCTATCTTAGTACAGTGGAACTTTCCTTAGTGGACagctctctatcaaggacaacctctctattatggacactagtttaagtctcaaattggttgctaccattaaatttgacctatctaatccggacacctccctatttaggacagtatttgtcagtcccaaaagtgtccttaattgagatgTTCTACCTCATTTGACAAATATTTACTCCATGTACACATTTCGTATTTTGAATAATGCGTATTCCTCAACGAAACAAAAGGGGGAGAACAAACATGAAGCAGTATGTATGTGTGTGCAAATGGATTGCATTCCTTTGAATACCGAagttgtttttgcgacgacctCCTCATCATCTGCTGTAAGCTGCTCGAAGTCCTGGTACTACATTTTCAGTTGAAACCAATTGAAAGAAAGGAAGACATAATAAGCCATTTTCGTCCACTTCAAGACACAGAGTTCGATTTTTCGGCTTGAGCATGATTATATGTCATGCTTCTTAATGTCTATACACCATGCTGATGAAGTAGGAACACGAACAATGTATACAGGTCTACATCCCATGAAAAATGTATCATCTGAGAGTTATCTGCTGGGGAAGCACTTTTGTTGACCTCTTGAATCAAGGTAACAGAAGGCTTTTTATCTATTTTCAGTGTGACCGACACAAACCGCTTTAAAGTGACAGCTTCACTTCTCCATGTTCTGGCTTCATGCTGATGGCTTCAATTCAGCATACGTCTGGTTGGCGGTCACATCAGGCTGTAAAGGAGGATAATAATCTAATGTCAAAATGACTCTAGAAACCCATAGCTTCGCGTCAACTAGTTTGTCTGACATCTTGGTAGTTCAGAGAATCATGGAATTCAAAGATTTAAAACCCATTGGGCAAATAAAAGTGCAGCTGTGTCCTGCAATGGAAGTGCTAGAAGTAAGACAATTAAAGGACAAATACGGCAAAGATTTGCAGAtaataaattgaaaaaaaatgtataggcagaaatattcaaatttgtaTAGATTGTTATTTGAAAGAACATATTGCTAAGGCTCAGTGTTGAAGTGGCTGTCATTGTCTTACCGTGATGTCCAAGGCGGCATATTGATTTTCCATTTCATCATACGGATTTTCTTCTCCAGCTAAAAAGAGTCATGAAGGTGAGAatcttatctttttttaaaaactctttCTGAAGCATGATCGGGTATACACTTAGGAAACGGCCATCCAAAACCGCCCGCCAAGTTCTGGAACCCGTAGGGAAGGAATCGATTTTTTTCCTAATCAATTGCATAAGTTTTACTTCCGCCTTCATACAACATTGCGACTCCGTGAACCACTGATGATGCAACTTTTTAAATAAGCTCCAGTATCGCGTCAGGGACTTACATTAGTAAGCATTTGCAAAACGCTGAAAGCGTGTTGCGCACATTTAGTTATGCTTGCCATGACCGCCCTCAATACAACAGCTCAGACTGACGTTTACACGCCTGATAGTGGTACTTGCCTGTGGGACCTCCAGGTTTCTTTCCTTCGCTGCTCTCACTCGTACTCTGCCTGGTCTCATTGATATCCTTCACCAATTTACGTATCAAGGCCTCCTGAGCCAAGGGCTTGATATGCATGATCGGGTATACACCGAGGAAACGGCCATCCAAAACCGCCCGCCAAGTTCTCGAACCCGGGAAGGaatcgattttttttctgaaacctTGTTGCGCACATTTAGTTATGCTTGCCGTGACCGCCCTCAATACAACAACCCAGACTGACGTTTGCACGCCTGATAGTGGTACTTGCCTGTGGGACCTCCAGGTTTCTTTCCTTCGCTGCTCTCACTCGTACTCTGCCTGATATCATTGATATCCTTCACCAATTTACGTATCAAGGCCTCCTGAGCCAAGGgctcaattttcattttttctatGTCCTCTCGCTGTAGTATGAGGAAGAATCGTGCATCGTTGAACCCGTTCTTAGCTAGGCATTCGTAAGTTGATTCTGTCACGTATTTTGATAGGAGCCACTGTTTGAAATCTTCGACTGACATATCTGAAAGAATTCTCAAAGTTTGTAGCAATACtaaaaatgataaagaaattCAGCTGAAGATTTTATGAGAAATATGATACCGCGTTTGCGACTGGTGCAATAAATTAGTGCACACGGTTTCGCCTGTATTGTAACTTGACAATTCTGCTGTTAATTCTACGTTGAATTTCCTAAACTGTTGATGAGCCCGTCGTTATGTTTCGTAATACAACGGCAAGGGGGTGGGGGTAGTATGCTCACGACAAAATAagataatgataaaaaaaaattcatgacatTCACCGACCTTCGACTTTCCGACCAGCATCTTCGCCACTTGGCTTCTCGGTCAGATTTGTATCGTCGTAAATCACTTCTGAAACAATATTGACCAAAAGGCGTCTGTTTAAAATGCAATATATCGGAAATCCGGGGATCGCTCCGTTCAACTTGAGCTTGCACATGCTGCATTTTAAATAAAGTAAAACTCGGACGAAAGGagtatacgtacatgtacgttaaGGCAGGTGTCTAGTACGTACagtaccagtacatgtatttggttaaaaaaggtaaaTGCTTACCTTTAACAGAAACCTGTTTAGGACCATTCACATAAACCGGCCCAGGTTGAATATCGTCACCTAGTATGGGGAGGGGTAGAGGAAATGTTAGCATTGTACGCATGGCTATCACTACTTACTTGTACATTGCACACCGCTAATGAACAAAATCAGCAAATCCACACTATGTGATGCTATTTTTAGGGTTGACCATGGACACTACTATTTTGaagagaacttgaaatcctaaagcaatcagaacgtCTTCAAAATTAAGTGAATGTCGGAGACTGTTCTCTGGGACAGGCGCCTCCCTTgacattggcattcacttcgtttttaaagagttctaattgcttcgtCAGCAATTAAAGTTGCAGCCATAGAGGCGGCGCATTTGTCATCCCTCAGTCTTATCGACTGGTCAGAATGGTTTAAGGCAATCACAGCTATCAAGAAAAAAGTACATTCATGTCAAAGCATATGTCAGCAGCCTTCAATAACATATACCAATCATTTATCTACATTTAATATAATCCCGCTACCTTTATAGTACCCAGCTTTATATATTCTTTATGAACTAAAATATTTACCTTCAAATGACCTGTTGACGACGTTCATGTAAACAGGGTCGTGAAAAACGGATTTAGGTTGGGGAGTGCCAGTTCTCACATCATCCGCTTTCGATCCCTCAGGTTTATTTCGACCTAAACAGAAGGCAATGAGGTTGAACCAGTCAAAGAAGTTTTGAGTTGAGCGTATTATCAGGGCTGACCTGATGATATGCAAAGATAAATTAACCAAACTATTTGTAAGTAAACAATGCCAACATATCACGCTAATTTCTTCGGTTTTTTCATCAGGTTGGTATcaaaatgcatttattttctTATATAAAACCTACCAGCGAGGCATGCCATGTTCCTCCTATGTAGAACGAcaaccacgaccatgaccacagCTATAACTATGACGACGGCTACAACCACACCAGCTATCATGCCACCATCAGGACTACTTCCAGCAGGCACGGTAGTTGGTTGTCCAACATTATCAGGAAGCACAGGACTTCTTCCAGCAGACACGGTCGTGCTTTGTCCAGCATTCTCAGGGAGCACAGGTCCAGAAGTATAAATAACATCATCCCCATCATAGAAATCCAAATAGAAAACATAAGTCGTTGTCGCATGTGTCACATGAATTGTGTAGTTTGTTCTTGCAGGATCTAGGATAGGGACGAAAGACCTGTTACATCCTGTCGTGTTTGGCGCCTGCCCTGGCAAGCAGAacttgaactcaaacttggtgtATGGCTCCTTCAGAGACGCCGAGAACACCACGGTCACCAATTTTTCTTTCCGAATGAGCGTATATGTGGGGATACTCGGAACAGCTGAAAAGAACACATGCAGCGTTTAAGAAGAATACATAAAACAATTTACAGTTTGTTAAGGTCAAATAACGGAAGGAGGAAAGTGATATTGACTTTCGTTATGGTACATATTTGCGGCATTTCACCTTGATTGCAGTATTTGGCTGCTTCAAAGCATGGTTTGTTCATTTGATTCTGCTGTGATTGTAATCTTGAGAAAGACAACTGCAAGAGTAAGCCAGCCCTAATGATAGTTGACAAAAGAAGTTGTCGCCTAGCAGCCTACCAAAAGCGTCTGGTGAGATAAATTGCGTGGCTTTTGCAGTTATACCAAATCAGTAGATGTTGTTCATTAGACTAAGTACCGTTGATCAAAATCCAGTTGGTTTTCAGGGGATTTCCCGTTGCCGCTAGTGGCTGTGACCCACCCCAAATGGCACCCTCATATAATCACCAAAGACAAAATGAAAGATACCTTTGCACATGGAAGTTAAAACCGTGGCCTCAATGCAAatagtgtatacatgtattttgaacagGTCATATCCATTCATATTCATGGAATCGACAAGTGTGAAGAACTATTCCTTTGAGGATGGCTAACGGACCCGTCTCCAATGTGTTGTGCCACCTGAGATTAGAGTGCGGAGATGATTGGGAGAAAACAACTTGCCTGGCCGAAGTAGCTCAAAGACAAAGTATGAAACTCCAGCTGAGTTAGTCACTTTGACGATGTAGTTCCCATAGTCTTGAGTCCCTACAGATCCCTTGCTCAGTGTGTATGTCCCATTTTCGTCCGCGGGGATGAAGTTTTCCCCAGTTGCCATCTTGTGATTTGGGTGATACCACGTAACATCAGTTGGTCGAGGGTTGGCGATGACGTGGAGTGTAAACCTGACTGGTCGTGATGGTTTGCTTTCAACGGTGAAGAGTCTCGGCAGACTGGGATCCCATTTTGCTTTGTCTGCAGGCGTATGAAACGGGAAAGTGAGAACAACTGGGGGATCTTACACGTAAACATGAAACATGCTGAAGAACGTCAGCCATTTAGGATACAGCTGATTTGTGCTATCGTTACACAAGGCGTTAAACTAAGGGATGCATTATAAATGTATTTGAAACGCTGGGGGCGTCGgtttaaatgatgaaaaagcaGCAGTCGAGGTGTAGGACCCAGAAGCCCAAGGCCGGACCCTACAAACCCCGCAAGTTAGGGTTGCTTGGGGCAAAAAAGACAACAGTAAAGATCGTCCGAGTTTTCACGACCTGCAGACAAGTAAGTTATGCTGTGGCTTGGTCCATAGAGCAAGCATTACTCCTTTGTCAAACACGGTATATACAAAATCAAAATAGCGTTAAATATCATGTTGATTAATTGGCCAAAAAGGATGCTTACTTGTTAATTGACTGACAAGCTATTGGACTACAGGAAAAAGCATATACAATGATGGCTTGAAGTATCTAAAATATTTTAGGCAAATTCTTAATACTCACAAAAAACATTAATCTTCGCAGATGCATCGGCTATGCCCCCTGGCGAATAGTTAACCACTCGACAATGATAGTCCCCAGCCTCCGTATATTGTATAGATAGTATTCTGTATTCTCTTGAAGTCAAATCAGGTATCTGTGTCCTTTTATAATACCATATGTAGGTGTACACTGTCGGGTTACCCCCGCTTGCTTCACATGTCAATATGACAGAACCACCTTCTCTCACTGTAGTCGGGGCTGATGATAATCTAGCAGTTGCTGGGTCtgaaaataatatcacaatacaACGAAATAATTAATGCTGATTTTGAGCAACGTAGGGTTAAAAAAAGGGTAGCATTTTTTGTTTAGCCTACTGTTACATTATAACATAGGATTGACAGTGTGTCATGAAAACCTGGATTCACTTATTAAAAAGGACCAAACAGCAAGGTGAGGTGGATCCGGACTGCATATAAATATACAACTTACATATTACACTGTATGTCTTTATGCCTGAAGCCATATCCAAGGCGGGATACCCAGTAACCTTCGCCACACAGTAGTACTCAGCCTGGTTGTCTTCTTTGACCATCACCCTGTCTTGACCTTGGGTGACCTCTACTGGTGTTCCGCCTGACCTCTTGAAGTAGAGCTTCACGGTCGGGGTCGGGTTGCCGCCAGAGACTGTGCAGGTGAACTTGTCCTTCTCTCCAACATGGGACGAGGTCTTACCCGATGACACGACCACGGAATCAGCCTTGTCTGAAACGATGACGCTGCAGGTATTTTAGATAATGATGGAAGAGGCAATAAGCTATCAATTCCGTGGTTTCACCTTGTTTCAACAGTAATGTCGTCATAGGTTCTATTGCCATAATACCTTGTCCCTTCTTGCCATATGACAAAGGTGTTAACTTGATAAATCAACTTAAGCTTTGGCATCGTCGGTGTAGTCTGATTCACATGTATTTCAACAAAGACTTTCATAACGTATAGTACAACTATAGTCCTGGTATAATTGCAGGGCTATGATTGTAATTATACTACCCTGCCTTAAGTTTTCTCATTGTAATTTTATCTTGGTCTACGTGAAATGTTCACTGAATTTCTTTTGAACTTCCTGGTCTTTTAATTGTTTGCATCGCCACATTACACGATGGCTAATGCTATCTGTTTACCACAGAAAAaagtgcttacctggagaggaaatgacgacacaaaagaagcaTACAAAATATTAGTTCATTGTGATCGAGGGGCGGAAGGCCCGCATTCATAATTTTTATCCATTTGTACCCCTCAAACTCTGCAATGTGATGGCCTtaattgtttctattgtgttggtAAACCAAaccaaggtaaaccaatacctttatgAACTTACCGTGCATTAGACATGAAAAAATTTGCCAACGAAGAGCAATGAATATAAATGAATGTGGGCATTGTCATGCCGCGATTATATCTTTTCAATTTTATAAACAGGCCTGCATGTTGATGTATATTCAATCCGGAGTTTCAACCAGGAAGTCCGAAGTACATCTTATTTCTCGTGTCAACACTCGTGTCTCTCACATTAGGTCTTCATGTGTAAAATGTCACGTAGAGGAGTCGTAAAGGTTTACTCTTATTCGAATGGGAAAATATATCACCAGAGTCGTTCTATacattgtatagaaagactctgatatcaCTAAGTAAAAATGGTGAGAAAAACATAACTTACAATAAACGACTAATGTCTTGTCACTGCTTGGAGCAGACCCGACAGTATTTCTCGCCACACACTTGTAAACACCAGCACTATCCTTTGTCACTTGGAAGTCGTAACTCGATGATGTTGTAACCTTTGTGCCATCTTTGTACCAATCGTAGGTATCTCCAGGAGGCGAGGCCACACACTTCAAGTTGAGCTGTGTTCCAGCAGTGACTGGTCCTGATGGGAAACCGGTGATCTGTGGCGTGCCTGGATGCgctgaaaaatttcatttaattttaaGAGGGTGGTTTGGAATACCAATGCCCTTCTCGTATCTTGACTTAGACTGGCAAATCGTGGTAAATTTTGTTTGCCTCTGTCTTTCACTTAATCGTGTAATTTTACTTGGCTTCTATATTTTTCACGATGCACTGACAGCACGACTCAGTCATGCTCTGGCTATTGTAGTATGGGCTCCCAAAAGAAGtaacatacaaaatgtatatacacATAACTGGTCATAGTTTTTGCAGCTATTTGTAGCTAGCTAcct
The sequence above is a segment of the Lineus longissimus chromosome 12, tnLinLong1.2, whole genome shotgun sequence genome. Coding sequences within it:
- the LOC135496583 gene encoding titin-like, with the protein product MLLCRSELNMAVGVFVVSFILGSPFIPLVYLIVPPKTPVLSGFEPAAIGSYRELGCDASQPDAGTITYKWYKYSMDKGVQDWETKGPIGTSQKYVFNPVTVKKVFPTGITQEPVSGKYLCRASNSAGTRDSDWGDLYVYTPCSLYIVSVYPPKPAIGSTFTLNCYIPNPSGVTVTWSKRADASSAAPEVAAANKKGCHAPSNPRYSWSSCIPPSISSPTKTFNLQVTNAQPADSAYWICQDIFLNCNSNPVKLVVQAHPGTPQITGFPSGPVTAGTQLNLKCVASPPGDTYDWYKDGTKVTTSSSYDFQVTKDSAGVYKCVARNTVGSAPSSDKTLVVYYKADSVVVSSGKTSSHVGEKDKFTCTVSGGNPTPTVKLYFKRSGGTPVEVTQGQDRVMVKEDNQAEYYCVAKVTGYPALDMASGIKTYSVIYPATARLSSAPTTVREGGSVILTCEASGGNPTVYTYIWYYKRTQIPDLTSREYRILSIQYTEAGDYHCRVVNYSPGGIADASAKINVFYKAKWDPSLPRLFTVESKPSRPVRFTLHVIANPRPTDVTWYHPNHKMATGENFIPADENGTYTLSKGSVGTQDYGNYIVKVTNSAGVSYFVFELLRPAVPSIPTYTLIRKEKLVTVVFSASLKEPYTKFEFKFCLPGQAPNTTGCNRSFVPILDPARTNYTIHVTHATTTYVFYLDFYDGDDVIYTSGPVLPENAGQSTTVSAGRSPVLPDNVGQPTTVPAGSSPDGGMIAGVVVAVVIVIAVVMVVVVVLHRRNMACLAGRNKPEGSKADDVRTGTPQPKSVFHDPVYMNVVNRSFEGDDIQPGPVYVNGPKQVSVKEVIYDDTNLTEKPSGEDAGRKVEDMSVEDFKQWLLSKYVTESTYECLAKNGFNDARFFLILQREDIEKMKIEPLAQEALIRKLVKDINDIRQSTSESSEGKKPGGPTGKYHYQACKRQSGLLY